Genomic DNA from Mus caroli chromosome 8, CAROLI_EIJ_v1.1, whole genome shotgun sequence:
CGGTCTCTGTAAGGTTTTAATGCTCAGTTTTCACAAACACAAATTTCTACCCAATTTTACAACATACAATAAAATGTTCTGGTCTTTAGAGTGTGCGTTATTCAACTCTTCCTCGGATTCTTTTCCAATCTTAAAATCACCACGAGTTTCTACTAAGTAATACTCTACTGTATTTACATTTGAATTGCATGTCTTAAGAACAAACGGAAATCCATGATATTTTGGTTAACTCagtgtatttataaaatgaaaagctctatcaaaatacttttcactggaaaaataaatagaacagacAATGGATCTACCAAAGTTCATATTCGCTTTGGCAGATGTCAGTGTGGGACAGTTCACGACAGCACAATTTGCCCTTATTCCCCCAGAGCTGACCAGCTTCCAAGCTAactgttaaattattttactgaGATTTTATCTTGTTGGTATCTGGCTCATTCCACATCATCTTCAGCCAAGCTCTGAGCACTTACAattctctgaaagaaaaagaaaataaattttgagaAGTGTcttaattttaacttaaattgTTCTTCATATTCAAGGAAACAATTCTTGCTAAATAAAATTCCCCCATTTTGACATAGATCCCATACTTCATATTACTATCTCAGAAGACAAAgatcagctgggcgtggtgacacataCCTCAAACCTCAGCACTAGAGACGCTAGCATAGGAGAGGGGGTCAgattggtagtggtggtggtgagatcagctgggcatggtgacacatacctcaAACCTCAGCACTAGAGACGCTGAGCATAGGAGACGGGGTCAgattggtagtggtggtggtgagggaggGGTATGACCATACAAAGTTTAGTTCCATATgaaaattcaaacacatgacaCAATGCTGCTCATCTATGAGAGCCCTTACAAAGTGGTCTATGCTTCATAATTTCCCTTTCCAGCCGGCAACCATCACAAAGGGAATACTGCATGCCAAAATTAACATCCAGCAAAATCTGTGTGTAATTTACATGCTTTGTTCTTAACAAAGCTTCCCTGTACTGGAAGCTCAGGTACcagtggtggtttgtatatgcttggcccagggagtggcactattaggaggtgtggccttgtggagtaAGGGTGTCACTGActgtgtgggctttaagaccctcatgctagctgcctggaagccagcccatggctgcctggatccttccatgctcccatcttgatacTAATAACTGAACCTATAAGCTAGGCCAAATTAAATATTAAgggttgccttggccatggtgtctgttcacagcagtgaaaccctaagacagtaccACTCTCCAACTGGATCAGTTTCTGAACAACTCCCAGCTCTTGATTGCACATGGCTGGTTCTCTTTCTGATTCTGTCACACAGCCAGGTGACTCCTAGTCACATATAGACACAGCAGGCAAATAATCTGTTCTTATTCATTCCTGGGATTTTGATTATAGCAACACAGTACAGGCAGAGTCAGCTATCCCTTTAACAGCACATAGCATCAATTGAGGCATGAACAGAACTGAACCATTTTAATCTAACTTTGAAAGATTTAGCtcgggctggagatggctcagaggttaaagtactgattgttcttccagaggttctgagttcaactcccagcaaccacatggtggctcacaaccatctgtaagaagatctggtgccctcttctggcatgcaagcatatatgcaggcaaaacaccctgtatataataaataaatctaagaaaaaaaaaaagatttagttcaAGTTCAAGTTCTTGTTTTTCTAAGTCTTCCTCAAATCTCTGGGGGGAATTTAATTTTTCCCCAGGCCTCTTACATTCTAGCTGAGTATAACGGAGCTAGGaacgtggctcagtggtaaagccttTGCCTAACACAAGGAAGACAGAATACCATGAGTGAAAAAACTAACAAATTACTTAAGTTTTATGAGAACTTACTTGCTAATTCTTAACTATATATCATGCAGTAGCCCTTCTGAGATTCATTTGGACTCCTCAGAAAGAATTCACTGTAGTGAATGTCTAGTCAATTTgtaccttatgttttgagacaagaactCATTAAGCAGTCCTGGCTTAGTGAcccaccctcctctctctgcccctgcagtgatgggattacaggcatgggctaTATACTCAACTACATTCATCATTTGAAACATGCACCTTGAACTTTCAAGTAGAAATATGGTGATACAGTCAAACAGCACAAAATTCAAAGCCCACAGCAGGAAAAAGTGGCAGACAACACCAAGCCTGACAGAGGATAGTCCAGGCTATGCAGTCTTGACTTCTGTATCCCCTGCCAGGCCACCTAAGCAGCTGAGCAGGCCAAATTTGGGGACTCAAACGTAAAGGTCTTCTAGTTGACAAGAGCACCTACACTTCTGACTCACATCTGACAAGCACTAACCTTAGGCTAGTACAGGACTGGCATATCCAACATTCCATGCTCGGCAAACCTGCCCCTAAGCATGGAGTTCTTAATAAACTCGTGTGTCACTCTGAAGCACTTCGCCTCCTTACCTGACTAATGGTTGGAAGCTTGGTCAGGAGCATCTGGAACACTGGTGGTGGAAGAGTCTGCTGTAACACCTGCAGCAGCTGCTGAGGCTGTCCACACACAGCAATGGCATTTGTCAGGTGGTCCACACCCTTCTCGTAGTCACCTGCCAGACACACACAACTGCATGTTATCTGAAGCCATCAAGATTTTGTCACCAAATAATTGGTCCTAGTCCAAATCACTAGAAAGTAAAAACTTGGTACAGAATTTCCTTGCACCCATGGCAATGAGCACACTTCAACTGACAGCTGTGCAAAGACAGGCACCAGCATCCACAGCTTTCACAGCCTGGAAAGCTTGGTCAGAAATAGCCAAATCTCTGCTGTCACTGTGGGAATTACGTCTAATCCCATTATACAAATCAGACACCACCTGACTGTCATCTGGTTTTGGGCAGCCCTTACTGTGACATACATGCCTAGCTCCTTTTCTGGGGTACCAAGGAGATAGGATGGCCACAGAAGAACCAACCCGCTGAGGgccaggaactgatgcagaagacACCAGGTCTCTGCTGAACCTGCACTGGCAACAGTCATCTTTTCTGCTGAACCAACAGTGCTGATGAACTGGTTCTGAGAACACACAATGCCTGGCTGGCCCTTGGCATTCCTGAAAATGGAATGCTTGGAAAAGCTTCCTGATGGCATCTATTTCCAGCACTTAACACTTTCTGATTAGTTCTTCTCAATTGTTCTTAATCTAGGAAAAGCATGGGAATTAAAAGTTTTGCTAGTTGTTTGAATATAAGAACTACCTCCAACTCTTGATGAAATCAACTGAACAAACTCAATGAGAAACTTTCTCTTCGGAaagaagcataaaaataaataaggaggtgggagggtgggggtgggggggtgcgtcagtgaggtggctcagcaagtcAAGGTGGATGGATACCTTACTTCAATCCCCAGactcacataaaggtggaagagaAACATTTGCAAGACTTCCCTCTAACCTCCACTTAGCAATTCACACgtacaatttttaaagtttatgtgctttgatgttttgcctgtgttcatgtctgtgtaaGGATGCTGAATGCCCTATAACTAAAGTTACAGACAGCTGAGAGCCAccaggtggctgctgggaattgaccctGTGTCCTTCtcccaagagcagccagtgctctaaccattgTACCACCTTTCCAGcccacaaaatttatttattttttttttaaagatttatttattgattataagctgtcttcagacactccagaagagggcgccagatctcattacagatggttgtgagccaccatgtggttgctgggatttgaactctggaccttcggaagagcagtcgggtgctcttacccactgagccatctctccagcccccaaaatttatttttaaaagggtaaAGTTGACCATAAACTTTcctcataaaacaaacagaacacaaataaatacacattataCATGAAGTTCAACTCCATCTGAAtctgagggaaaaaaacccaagaacAACACAAtgccaatttttgttttgtttctccaaacagggtttctctatgtagccctagctggcctcgaactcagaaagccacctgcttctccctcaagtgctgggcttaaaggtatgtgctaccactgtCCATAGACACAATTCCAATTTTATTAATGATAGCAACAACTTCAAAACTATTGTATGAAACAAAATGCTGCCCAATTCtagaaaagtaaaaccaaacaaaatcacctTTCAATACAAGTAAATGAGGCCAAAGTACTTATCTAAAATCTGGATCACATAACTGATCTGATCTGAAgagccagccgggcgtggtggcgcacgccttgaatcccagcacttgggaggcagaggcaggcggatttctgagtttgaggccagcctggtctacagagtaagttccaggccagccagggctacacagagaaaccttgtcttgaaaaaaacaaacaaacaaacaaacaaacaacccaaaaaacaaaaaaaaaaatctgaagagcTAGCGGTACCTGGTGTGGTGGTGAATACTGGTTGTCACCTTGGTTACATTTGAAAGTAACTGAACACCCGAGCAGCTGAGTCATCAATGAGGTATTTTTCTTGTTTGGACTTGTTTAGGTCAGAGCCCCCCAAGTTCAGGCCTTACCTTCTGGAGGCCACCCAGAACAAAAAAGAGAGTTGTGCTTTTCTGCTTGCAtgccctcactctcactgacAAGCTCATCTATCCCAAGCCACCCCTTTGATGGTGTTAAAACATACTTTCAGTGCTGACGGAAAACGGAAAGTGTCAAAGCTCTCTAGGAGCAGTTAGGAGATAGCCACTGTTGGGACTAGTCAGACACCAATAAGCTACTGTAATAAATCCTTCAGATACACAAACGTTCTatgaattcattctatgaatcttGCTAATATACTGTGACTCTGATTAGGCAAATCAACTTTGTTTTTAGGCTTATTAGCCACTCCTTCCTACAACCTTGGAATAACCTGGACTAGGTGAGTGTTGGCAGGTTCAGCCATATTCGCTGTTACTATTTATTCTGCACTATGGAGACACCCAAACACCCTGAATGACTTGAGAGTCATCTCTGCAAAAATGAAGTTCTCTTCCGAGTTCACTCAAATGTTACCTATCCTCCACATCCTATGTCAGAACAAGTGACTCTAAAAGTCACTTCAATCACAGAGCCTGGCAACAGCAACCCAGTCTGTCTTTCTGGAGCCAGCCTCAGTGTGAAGTACCCAGAGCCACCTGAGTGTTTGTTGTCCTGAAATGACCATTACCTTGTGCTAGTAACTCTTCACCAAGCTGGATCTCCTCAAGGAAGAACTTCTGAACTGCTTCAGCATCTTTTAAATCAGGTAACTGGAAATGAAACATACAGAAACTAAGCTGAGGAGGATACAGCAACCTACAGAAAACCACTAAAAATGAGTTCGTTCTAGGAGCAAAACTCCTAAATCAAGAAAACCTAAAGAAAGCTAAAGCGGACAAATATCTGCAGTTTATACATCTATACAAGCCTTTATATTACCTATACATCTCTATCATCTATACAATGCTATTTTGTTGCCATTATAAACTATTAAACTATCATCCATTCACTCTTTTAACAATATTTCACACAGATGCAAAACTTATTGGTGGTGCTTGGGGCTGACCCCTTGCATACTAGaaaagcactctaccactaagctagaTCACCAGTCCTCTTCTTGCCGGGATCTTATAGGCTGGCCTGGGTATGGCTTAGAGGTACAAAGTTTGCCCAGCACACACAAACCCCCTTTCTACCTCTAAAATTCTAAATAATACACTTCCTGTCAGACTCACAAGTACAGAAATCCTAAGTTGTCTCCTCATCAcatcccacatggtggaaaggcaGTCTGGACACACTGGAAAAACCAAGTGATCCCAGCTTCAGTTCACTAGAACCACACGTATCCCGCCAGCTATGCTTATCACTCAGCTGGctcaaaatatcaaaaaagtGTAGCATTTATCAATAGCATTTGCCTGCCTGAGTGTGCTTCTAAAAGAACTATTAGTGATCCAATACTTCATCTATAAACCCAGAGTGTCAGCAAGAGGGaaagttgaatatttttaatcaagTAGATAAAAACCTACAGTCATTAAAAATTGTAAACTCGGGacctatgaaaagaaaaaatgaaaatttatattctacaaatttgttttttttttaaatgtcagaacCTGATATAATTCTGGTCCATAGGTGTAAAAACCTTAAAGATCTGTGGGACTAACACACGTGGTTCTTTtgctactgtgctgcccaggctgcctctggcagagcttctcaaactaggattaaaggttactgtcggaaggaagaaaggaaaatccaatcaaatgctgtattttttaaaaccatttttaagtAGCTGAGAACTTTAACTCTTCTGTCCATCTCTGGAGACTCATCTTGCTGCTTATCCAGTTAACATATTTGCTCTTACCACCaccaaaggaaaacacaggagGCCTGGAGAGCATGCAATCTACACGCAAAAACACAAGACTATTTTCATTACCTTGGAAAGCCCAGCTCTCTCCTTAGCaagcttctgtttctttcttcctacaagaaaaataaattaaaaacgtGGCTATCATCATAAGGATCAAGACATCTAATTGCTGCAACCGTCATTAATTCTACAAAACATTCCTGCCTCCAGAATCCCTGCCTCTCTGGTGACTGAACTGGTGTTTCTAGGTAggatctttctcttttcttctgcatCCCCAGGTCCAACAattcagaagacagagactgTCCCAACAGCTGTGCAGCAGCAGAACAAAGCCccctttctaaataaaataattaagccACTATTACCGAAATATACAGATTCCAGcattactattaaaaaaaacaaaaaacaaaaactatcccTTCTTAAAGCCAAATGGTTCTGTAAAGGTAAGACATTTGATTGACAAGCTCTGTGACACACTCAGGCTGGCTTACAACAGCACTGAGGTTCCTACAGCTTCagctcccaagtgcagggattacaggcaggctACTAGTCCCAGCAGTATTTACACATTTGACCAAAAGAGAAGGGCAAGAGGCTGAGCCCCAGAATGCTTCCCGAAATTGTTAACTATGGGCTGGTTAGTTTATAAGAATGGCTTCGGTGCTCTGTAACAGTGTGCCCTAAGAAAGAGTTGTTAGCTTATCGGGATCACTGCCAGGTTTATATCCAGAGCCTTACACTTACCAGAATTTCGAGAAAATTATAAAAGGCAATGAACTTAATTTCCACAACCATCTACCCAATGCAGGGCATGGGCGTAGAAGATAAAGATAAGatccttagccgggcgtggtggcacacgcctttaatcccagcacttggtaggcagaggcaggtgaatttctgagttcgaggccagcctggtctacagagtgagtttcaggacagccagggctacacagagaaaccctgtcttgaaaaaccaaaaaaaaaaaaaaaaaaaaaaaagataagatcCTCGATGTGTTTCATTTTTAGCAGGATGACTAGCGTTCTGCCTTCAGTTTCATAAGACTACCTCTGTAATAAAGTCACAAATGGTAAACAGGCTGAAAGAGTCACACATCCAATTAGCAAAGTTAGCTATGTGTTGATATAAGCCTGAGACACTTGTAAATCTACCAAGATTAAACAGCTATACccattaaacaaaaaacaaaaccaaactgtaCGCcaggtgaatgcctttaatctcagcacacgagagagaggcaaggggaatctctgagttcaagaacagccaggaTTAGAGAtcgtgtctcaaaacaaaagcatgcAAAGCCTAAGTTCAGAACCACTCCAAATCCAAGCAAgccattatttaaaacaaatcacaTATTTAGTAATCCCTAAGTGAAGTATCCTTCACAATGTGCAATATAAATGAGGCCCACCTAAGGTGGGCACAGTATTTAGAAACCTCAGATCAAGCCTGAACACcaatggaggtggggtgggggtaatgAAGTCAGTCTGAATTAAGACATCTAACCTAATTTCAAATCCTAAATTTAAGTcccttttcattaaaaacaaaacggCTTAGAACACCATCCTTTCATTGCAGATGTACATGTACATCAAATAAATTCATATTATTCAAATTCTTAAGAATCACCCAACTACATAGTTTAGAGACTTGTGAATTTACTGCTACTTGGTAGCAAAAATTTGCCAAAACAAGGACTTCTGAAGTGTggcttccctctgccttcttATCACTGCTGCAGTTAGTAAGTCACTGAAATCAACTGGTTCTGACTAAAGGCAAGAGGAGAAAACAAGCAGTCTAGCACAGAAAGCCATAAGGAGGAGCAGAGGTGGAAGACCTAGGCTGCAGAAGGCCATGGTTTCAATCACAGGAAGGGCAAAAGTTAATACTGGAaagatgattttgaaaagaacaCCCTTGCAAGGCATTAttgccacgcctttaatcctaccatttgggaggcagaagcaggtttaTCTCTGGGTTCCAGGCTAGACAGGTCTGCAGAGTGAGCCTGCCTAAAAagtttgttttggaaacagggtttctctgcgtagccctggctgtcctggaactcactttgtagaccagactggcctcgaactcagaaatccacctgcctctgagattaaaggcgtgctccaacACGCCCGGCTTCAAAAGTTTTAAACCACCATAATTTTCCTGAAACAACTTATGATTTCTTCAACCAAAACCACTTTCTCAAGATTTCCACCAAGGCTTTCCAAAGGAATCAATCAGCCTGCTTAGCTGTCTCCCAATGTGTAGGCCCACAGCCCCAAGACACTGAGTAGACTAGTGGACCCAAAAGTCACGCTTCACAGCCCGCATTTATGGAGCCTTCCTTAGGTCAAGTACTTATCCCACCTAACCAACAAGCAGCAGCTTGTACCACCGTACTTTACAGTTAAGGAGATTTTTAGTGAATGCTGCTGGTCAGTACGCAATCTGGTCCCCAAAACGCAGTCTATAAATCCAAGCTGCATTCTTCACATTACTTTACCTAGCCATCGGACAAAAACACACTCTCCAAATTTCCCCACGTGAAGAAAACGATGAGGCTACTTGGGGCCCACGGGCTCAAAAAGTCCTCGAAGTCCTATAATGAGTAGTAATGGATGTACGTCTAATTCATTAGTCTCCGACCATATATAACTACGAAAAATTCAAAATCTCATTTACAAATACGAGAGAGTGGAGTTACTGGctgaccgccccccccccaagaaagcgaaacaaaaaaaaaaaggccagattATTCCAACAAATGTGCTTTCAGACTATATACTGAAAAATGAAGAGTCTCTGTAAATTCATGGGCGGATCACATGTCCATGACTTCCCAAGGCGTGCCAAAATTTCCCACCGGTAAAACTCTCTGAAGATGTCGCAGGTATGAAATAAGACTGAGCCACGTGAGGAGCGCAGCCCTTTGGACTCCCCCGCACTTTGTCTAGCATTCACTCATATCTTGGAAGCACCAGAGCAAAGCCGCCAAGAGGGTTTAAGAATGCAAGGACGATACCCCACTGTGCTAGTGCTGGGGCAGCACCGTCGACGGGTTTGCTGAATAGAGCACCACCGCCTTCGGGGTAGGCACCCGTCTGAAAAGCTAGCAATGAGAGGAGGCACCAAGAGTTCGAAGCCGACCTACCAATTGCAGCAGTCCCCTGTCGTAAACACACATAAAGAATGATTGTTTTCAACGGTGACTGTTGTAGGGAAAGGCTCGTGCCTGTTATCACAGCACTAGGTTGAAGcggggggctggggaggtggtggtggtgctggctGCCACGAGGTCGAGGCTAGCGTGGGTTACAGCCTGAGTTACACAGGAGGACCCTGTATTCAACACAAGTTGAGTGGAGGGAACGGAGCTGGGCGAGGTGGAACCCTGAGACTGGAGGATTACCACCTTAACCTGAGCTAAAGACCcgtctcccaccccccaccccccaccccccagaattACAGAGCGGGGGAAAGGCAAAAAAGTGCTACCCCTCCCCCGAATCAGCATGCATTCCACCGCCAGCAAGATGGAGCCAGGTCGCCTCCAAGATGGAGGCCCGCGGGCACAGGCGGGACCCTGGCCGCAAGAGCGCGACACCGGGGAGCACTCGGGGGCGCGCGGGGCCCACTCACGTTCTCGAAGCCTGTTCTTGAAGTTGGGGTCACTCCGCCTTTTGCGGTCGAAGTAGATGCAGTACCCGATGAAGAGGGCACCGCACACGCCCGCGGCGATGGCGCTGTTCCGGCCCACCATCTTCGCTCGACTGGGGCGTACGCCGGGCCGCGGCAGCCCGCCTGGCAGCGGTTAGCTCCGACCGATCGGAGCACGCCGGCCGCTCGCAGCCGCCTGCCTCCAGTCCAGACGGAAAAGGCCGAGCGCAAGGACTTCCGGCGCGCGAGGACCCCGGGGGAACGTCCGCGGCGGGTTGTCCGCGGCCGTGCCTGCGCGGGAGCGCCTGGTGCGCACGCGTAGATGGATCCAGTCTGCGCGGCGGAGGCGCCAAGCTGGGGGCGGGGCGTGCACTGCGGAGGGGTTTGTGCGTCATCCGTGACCAGTGGGTCCCGGGCAGCACGGGTTTGTGGCATGCTGAGTCAGAAGCCTCTAATCCACTGTCCTTGCTAATGAAAGACGAAGGTGGGAGCCGGATGAGAACAGCCTCTCATCTCACTGTGTCCTTCAGGAAGCCTGTGACTTGAAGTGCATGCGTTTGCTTTTTAGGTTTTTGAGATGGGCTCTCCCCTTGTAGCATAGTAgggtctggaacttgctgtgtagtctgCCCTGGCCTGGAACCTGCAATCCTTTTGCCTCATCCTCTGAGCAGTGGTATTAAAGGAAGACCTGAGCCGCCTGATCTGGCAGTATTTGCTTTGTAAATTGTGTTGTGACTGAGATTAGACACAGTGATTGacttcaaataattttatgatgtAGCCCTGgtgcagagaagaaaaatggggTAGTTCGTTCAAAAAATTTTAACCTGAAAGGAATGCagaagggcaaaaaaaaaaaaaaaaaaaaaaaaaaaaaaaaaaaaaaaaaaaaaaaaaaaaaggaaaaagaaaaaaaaagtctgtgggTGGCCCTGATTTGTGCCGTCGTTAAACTGCAATCTTGtcgttctctccctcccccacaactCCCATCAAGATTCCCaaccagggcctagcaaacacagaagtggatgctcacagtcagctattggatggatcacagggcccccaattgaggagctagagaaagtaccccaggagctaaaggaaactgcaaccctataggtggaacaacactatgaactaaccagtaccccggaattcttaactctagttgcatatgtatcaaaagatggcctagtaggccatcactggaaagagaggcccattggtcttgcaaactttatatgccccagtacaggggaacgccatggccaaaaagtgggggtgggtgggtgggagggtatgggggacttttgggatagcattggaaatgtaaatgaggaaaatacctaattaaaaaaaaaaaaagattctcaacCAGCTCATTACTAATGCTCGAACCCACCCACCACGCTCTTGAAGCTGGCTTTTGAAGGAAAGGCAGTCTGGTACAGCAACTGCTCCCTTCACTGAGGAAACATCGAAACCTGGAGCAGTGACAAGCTATGCTGCAGTCTCTGAGAACTGGATACAGTGATAAGAGGTACCCGATGCAAGGCTTCCCTGCACCTCTCATTGtaagaatgctttttttttttctttatgcatatgagtgctctatctgcatgtacaccttcgtaccagaaaagagcattagatagcattacagatggtcgtgagccaccgtgtggtggctgggaattgaactcaggacctctggaagaatagccagtgctcttaacttctgagccatctctctagcccctttaaGGATTTTTTGAAGCTATGTTAAGGGAGAAAAaagtttacaagaaaaaaaatgtttcatactCATGACTAATCAGTACTTAGCCAGTACTTTTATAACAAAGTCAACTTCTATCCACTCTTGACCACTTATATACATAGTCTTGTGGCTATTAAGTATTTAATCGGATATAACGAAAGTTAATTTTTCATGTACCAAGAAATTACACTAAGCATCTTTAGAAAATTTcctacaaaatacatttttttaatgatttacaCAATCATAGTAGCACACACATTCTAAAGTAGGAATTTCAACAGTTACACAGTAACGAATTCCAAAGTAtctagggccagtgagatggctcagtaagtccATGCTTTGGAAGGAAAAAACTCCAgagttttctgacctccacattcacatcatatacatattaaatagttACA
This window encodes:
- the Tomm20 gene encoding mitochondrial import receptor subunit TOM20 homolog; this translates as MVGRNSAIAAGVCGALFIGYCIYFDRKRRSDPNFKNRLRERRKKQKLAKERAGLSKLPDLKDAEAVQKFFLEEIQLGEELLAQGDYEKGVDHLTNAIAVCGQPQQLLQVLQQTLPPPVFQMLLTKLPTISQRIVSAQSLAEDDVE